In a genomic window of Streptomyces katrae:
- the lpdA gene encoding dihydrolipoyl dehydrogenase, giving the protein MANDASTVFDLVILGGGSGGYAAALRASQLGLDVALIEKNKLGGTCLHNGCIPTKALLHAGEVADQAREAGQFGVKASFEGIDIAGVHKYKDEVIAGLYKGLQGLVASRKVTYIEGEGRLSSPTSVDVNGQRVQGRHVLLATGSVPKSLPGLDIDGNRIISSDHALVLDRVPQSAIILGGGVIGVEFASAWKSFGTDVTVIEGLKHLVPVEDENSSKILERAFRKRGIKFNLGTFFQKAEYTESGVRVTLADGKTFEAEVLLVAIGRGPVSQGLGYEEQGVAMDRGYVLVDEYMRTNVPTISAVGDLVPTLQLAHVGFAEGILVAERLAGLKTVPIDYDGVPRVTYCHPEVASVGITEAKAKEIYGADKVVALKYNLAGNGKSKILKTAGEIKLVQVKDGAVVGVHMVGDRMGEQVGEAQLIYNWEALPAEVAQLIHAHPTQNEALGEAHLALAGKPLHAHD; this is encoded by the coding sequence GTGGCGAACGACGCCAGCACCGTTTTCGACCTAGTGATCCTCGGCGGTGGCAGTGGCGGCTACGCCGCGGCGCTCCGCGCATCCCAGCTGGGTCTCGACGTTGCGCTGATCGAGAAGAACAAGCTCGGCGGCACCTGCCTGCACAACGGCTGCATCCCCACGAAGGCTCTGCTGCACGCCGGTGAGGTCGCCGACCAGGCGCGCGAAGCCGGACAGTTCGGTGTCAAGGCCTCTTTCGAGGGCATCGACATCGCCGGTGTGCACAAGTACAAGGACGAGGTCATCGCCGGCCTGTACAAGGGTCTGCAGGGTCTGGTCGCCTCCCGCAAGGTGACCTACATCGAGGGTGAGGGCCGCCTCTCCTCCCCGACTTCCGTCGACGTCAACGGCCAGCGCGTCCAGGGCCGCCACGTCCTGCTGGCGACCGGCTCCGTGCCGAAGTCCCTGCCCGGCCTGGACATCGACGGCAACCGCATCATCTCCTCGGACCACGCGCTGGTCCTGGACCGCGTGCCCCAGTCCGCGATCATCCTGGGCGGCGGCGTCATCGGCGTCGAGTTCGCCTCGGCGTGGAAGTCCTTCGGCACCGACGTCACCGTCATCGAGGGCCTCAAGCACCTCGTCCCGGTCGAGGACGAGAACAGCTCCAAGATCCTGGAGCGCGCCTTCCGCAAGCGCGGCATCAAGTTCAACCTCGGCACCTTCTTCCAGAAGGCCGAGTACACCGAGTCCGGCGTCCGTGTGACCCTCGCCGACGGCAAGACCTTCGAGGCCGAGGTGCTGCTGGTCGCCATCGGCCGCGGCCCGGTCTCGCAGGGCCTGGGCTACGAGGAGCAGGGCGTCGCGATGGACCGCGGCTACGTCCTGGTCGACGAGTACATGCGCACCAACGTGCCGACCATCTCCGCCGTCGGTGACCTCGTCCCGACCCTCCAGCTCGCGCACGTCGGCTTCGCCGAGGGCATCCTGGTCGCGGAGCGCCTGGCCGGTCTGAAGACCGTCCCGATCGACTACGACGGCGTTCCGCGCGTCACGTACTGCCACCCCGAGGTCGCTTCCGTCGGCATCACCGAGGCCAAGGCCAAGGAGATCTACGGTGCGGACAAGGTCGTCGCCCTGAAGTACAACCTGGCGGGCAACGGCAAGAGCAAGATCCTCAAGACCGCGGGCGAGATCAAGCTCGTCCAGGTCAAGGACGGTGCCGTGGTCGGCGTCCACATGGTCGGTGACCGGATGGGCGAGCAGGTCGGCGAAGCCCAGCTGATCTACAACTGGGAGGCCCTGCCGGCCGAGGTCGCGCAGCTCATCCACGCGCACCCGACCCAGAACGAGGCCCTCGGCGAGGCCCACCTGGCCCTGGCCGGCAAGCCGCTTCACGCACACGACTAA
- the sucB gene encoding 2-oxoglutarate dehydrogenase, E2 component, dihydrolipoamide succinyltransferase has product MPVSVTLPALGESVTEGTVTRWLKAEGERVEADEPLLEVSTDKVDTEIPSPVSGILASIKVAEDETVEVGAELAIIDDGSGAAAPAAAPAAEPAAAPAPVAEAPAAPAPAETPAAPAPAAAPAASGTDVVLPALGESVTEGTVTRWLKEVGESVEADEPLLEVSTDKVDTEIPAPVSGTLLEILVAEDETAEVGARLAVIGVAGAAPAAAAPAPAAAPAPAAPAAPAAPVAAPAPVAPAAPVAAPAPVAPAAPVAAPAPVAPAAPAPVAAPAPVAPAAPAAPAPAGDEGAYVTPLVRKLASESGVNLATVTGTGVGGRIRKQDVLAAAEAAKAAAAPAPAAAPAAAKAPAAVSELRGQTVKMTRMRKVIGDNMMKALHSQAQLSSVVEVDITKIMKLREKAKAGFLAREGVKLSPMPFFVKAAAQALKAHAVVNARINDDEGTITYFDSENIGIAVDSEKGLMTPVIKGAGDLNLAGISKATADLAAKVRGNKITPDELSGATFTISNTGSRGALFDTVIVPPNQVAILGIGATVKRPVVIETEEGTVIGVRDMTYLTLSYDHRLVDGADAARYLTAVKAILEAGEFEVELGL; this is encoded by the coding sequence ATGCCGGTTTCCGTAACCCTTCCGGCGCTCGGTGAGAGCGTCACCGAGGGCACTGTCACCCGTTGGCTGAAGGCCGAGGGCGAGCGCGTCGAGGCCGACGAGCCGCTGCTCGAGGTCTCGACCGACAAGGTCGACACCGAGATCCCCTCCCCCGTCTCCGGCATCCTCGCGTCCATCAAGGTCGCCGAGGACGAGACCGTCGAGGTCGGTGCCGAGCTCGCGATCATCGACGACGGCTCGGGCGCCGCTGCCCCGGCCGCCGCTCCGGCCGCCGAGCCCGCCGCCGCCCCGGCGCCCGTCGCCGAGGCCCCGGCCGCCCCCGCACCGGCCGAGACCCCGGCTGCCCCGGCCCCCGCCGCCGCTCCGGCCGCGTCCGGCACCGATGTCGTGCTCCCCGCCCTGGGCGAGTCCGTCACCGAGGGCACCGTCACCCGCTGGCTGAAGGAGGTCGGCGAGTCCGTCGAGGCCGACGAGCCGCTGCTCGAGGTCTCCACGGACAAGGTCGACACCGAGATCCCCGCGCCGGTTTCCGGCACCCTGCTGGAGATCCTGGTCGCCGAGGACGAGACCGCCGAGGTCGGCGCCCGTCTGGCCGTCATCGGTGTCGCGGGCGCCGCTCCGGCCGCCGCCGCTCCGGCTCCGGCCGCGGCTCCGGCTCCGGCCGCCCCGGCCGCTCCGGCCGCTCCGGTCGCCGCCCCGGCCCCGGTCGCCCCCGCGGCGCCGGTCGCCGCTCCGGCCCCGGTCGCCCCGGCTGCCCCGGTGGCCGCTCCGGCTCCGGTGGCTCCGGCCGCTCCGGCGCCGGTCGCCGCTCCGGCTCCGGTCGCTCCGGCCGCCCCCGCCGCCCCGGCCCCGGCCGGTGACGAGGGCGCCTACGTGACCCCGCTGGTGCGCAAGCTCGCCTCGGAGTCCGGTGTCAACCTGGCGACGGTCACGGGCACCGGTGTCGGTGGCCGTATCCGCAAGCAGGACGTCCTGGCCGCCGCCGAGGCCGCCAAGGCCGCCGCCGCTCCGGCTCCGGCCGCCGCCCCGGCCGCCGCCAAGGCTCCGGCCGCGGTGTCCGAGCTGCGCGGTCAGACGGTCAAGATGACCCGCATGCGCAAGGTCATCGGCGACAACATGATGAAGGCCCTGCACTCGCAGGCGCAGCTCAGCTCCGTGGTCGAGGTGGACATCACCAAGATCATGAAGCTGCGCGAGAAGGCCAAGGCCGGCTTCCTCGCCCGCGAGGGCGTCAAGCTGTCCCCGATGCCGTTCTTCGTCAAGGCCGCTGCCCAGGCGCTGAAGGCCCACGCGGTCGTCAACGCCCGGATCAACGACGACGAGGGCACCATCACCTACTTCGACTCGGAGAACATCGGCATCGCCGTGGACTCCGAGAAGGGCCTGATGACCCCGGTCATCAAGGGTGCCGGTGACCTCAACCTGGCGGGCATCTCCAAGGCGACCGCCGACCTGGCCGCCAAGGTCCGCGGCAACAAGATCACCCCGGACGAGCTGTCCGGCGCGACCTTCACCATCAGCAACACCGGCTCGCGCGGTGCGCTGTTCGACACGGTGATCGTTCCGCCGAACCAGGTCGCGATCCTGGGCATCGGTGCCACGGTCAAGCGCCCGGTGGTCATCGAGACCGAAGAGGGCACCGTCATCGGCGTCCGCGACATGACGTACCTGACCCTGTCCTACGACCACCGCCTGGTGGACGGCGCGGACGCGGCCCGGTACCTCACCGCCGTGAAGGCGATCCTCGAGGCCGGCGAGTTCGAGGTCGAGCTCGGCCTGTAA
- a CDS encoding GntR family transcriptional regulator, giving the protein MTPPVVHSLREQIREHIVEGIVSGRWKPGERIVERRIAVELEVSQTPVREALRELETLRLIESAPNKGVRVRNLSAADLEEIYPVRAGLEQIAAELAAPRLAADCSALEPHVAALWEADRVQDGTAQVRHTVGFHRELVRAAGNSVLLHTWESLGIEVFTALSIRWLGTVQKSYAEEHEALVAAFRSQDPDIGVLVKRHVLGCAPRSA; this is encoded by the coding sequence ATCACCCCACCCGTCGTGCACTCGCTGCGCGAGCAGATCCGCGAGCACATCGTGGAGGGGATCGTCAGCGGCCGCTGGAAGCCCGGCGAGCGGATCGTCGAGCGGCGGATCGCGGTCGAGCTGGAGGTCAGCCAGACGCCCGTGCGGGAGGCCCTGCGCGAGCTGGAGACCTTGCGGCTGATCGAGTCGGCGCCGAACAAGGGCGTGCGCGTGCGCAACCTCTCGGCGGCCGACCTGGAGGAGATCTACCCCGTCCGGGCCGGTCTGGAGCAGATCGCGGCCGAACTGGCCGCGCCGCGGCTGGCGGCCGACTGCTCGGCGCTGGAGCCGCACGTGGCGGCCCTGTGGGAGGCCGACCGGGTCCAGGACGGCACGGCGCAGGTGCGGCACACGGTGGGCTTCCACCGGGAGCTGGTGCGGGCGGCCGGGAACAGCGTGCTGCTGCACACCTGGGAGAGCCTGGGGATCGAGGTCTTCACGGCCCTGTCGATCCGGTGGCTGGGAACCGTCCAGAAGTCGTACGCCGAGGAGCACGAGGCGCTCGTCGCGGCCTTCCGCAGCCAGGACCCGGATATCGGGGTGCTGGTGAAGCGGCATGTCCTGGGCTGTGCCCCGCGGAGCGCCTGA
- the aceE gene encoding pyruvate dehydrogenase (acetyl-transferring), homodimeric type, protein MSDPVGKLPSELDQLPDRDTEETAEWAASLDAVAKAAGTRRAEYLLRRTLQHAEAAGLALPKLLETDYVNTIPTSAEPEFPGDEEMEAKITAWNRWNAAAMVTRGSKYGVGGHIATFASAAWLYETGFQHFFRGKEADGSGDQLYIQGHASPGIYARAFLDGRISEQQLDNFRQESGGNGLPSYPHPRRLPWLWEFPTVSMGLGPLSAIYQARFNRYLQNRNIKDTSNSHVWAFLGDGEMDEPESTAALALASREQLDNLTFVINCNLQRLDGPVRANFRVVQELEAQFRGAGWNVIKTLWGSAWDELFQLDTTGALVRRIREVPDAQFQTYATRDVAYIRQHFFGANAELVQLAGVLSDAKIAECFHSSRGGHEPRKVYAAYKAALAHKGAPTVILAQTVKGHTLGAGFESKNANHQMKKLTVDEFKDMRDLLGLPIPDSAFVDGKVPYGHPGADSPEVRYLHERRAALGGPAPARKVHHVALPAPAERSFAPLIKGSGKQEMATTMAFVRLVKDLMRDKETGKRWVPIVPDEARTFGMESLFPSAGIYSPLGQTYEPVDRDQLMYYKEAKDGQILNEGITEAGAMADFIAACTSYATHGEPMIPFYIFYSMFGWQRTADQMWQLADQLGKGFIVGATAGRTTLTGEGLQHADGHSHLIASTNPASLNYDPAFAYEIAVIVKDGLRRMYGEQPEDVFYYLTVYNEPKVQPAMPEGVEEGILKGLYRFNTAAALEAAPAADSPKIQLMASGTAIHWVLEAQQLLAADWNVAADVWSATSWGELRRDALECDEALLRGEERTPYVTRVLEGAPGPVLAVSDWMRQVPDQISQWVPQDYTSLGTDGFGLSDTREGARRHFGVDAQSIVVAALAQLARRGEVPASAVKEARERYGL, encoded by the coding sequence ATGTCCGACCCCGTAGGAAAGCTTCCGAGCGAGCTCGACCAGCTCCCGGACCGCGACACCGAAGAGACCGCCGAATGGGCGGCCTCCCTCGACGCCGTCGCCAAGGCCGCCGGTACGCGCCGCGCCGAATACCTGCTCCGCCGCACGCTCCAGCACGCCGAGGCCGCCGGCCTGGCCCTGCCGAAGCTGCTGGAGACGGACTACGTCAACACCATCCCCACCTCCGCGGAGCCCGAGTTCCCGGGCGACGAGGAGATGGAAGCCAAGATCACCGCCTGGAACCGCTGGAACGCGGCCGCCATGGTGACCCGCGGCTCCAAGTACGGCGTCGGCGGCCACATCGCCACCTTCGCCTCGGCGGCCTGGCTCTACGAGACCGGCTTCCAGCACTTCTTCCGCGGGAAGGAGGCCGACGGATCGGGCGACCAGCTCTACATCCAGGGCCACGCCTCCCCCGGCATCTACGCCCGCGCCTTCCTCGACGGGCGCATCTCCGAGCAGCAGCTCGACAACTTCCGCCAGGAGTCCGGCGGCAACGGCCTGCCGTCCTACCCGCACCCGCGGCGCCTGCCGTGGCTGTGGGAGTTCCCCACGGTCTCCATGGGCCTCGGCCCGCTCTCCGCGATCTACCAGGCGCGCTTCAACCGCTACCTGCAGAACCGCAACATCAAGGACACCTCCAACTCGCACGTCTGGGCCTTCCTCGGCGACGGCGAGATGGACGAGCCCGAGTCGACCGCCGCCCTGGCCCTGGCCTCCCGCGAGCAGCTCGACAACCTGACGTTCGTCATCAACTGCAACCTGCAGCGCCTCGACGGCCCGGTCCGTGCGAACTTCCGCGTGGTCCAGGAGCTGGAGGCCCAGTTCCGCGGTGCCGGCTGGAACGTCATCAAGACCCTGTGGGGCTCCGCCTGGGACGAGCTGTTCCAGCTCGACACCACGGGCGCCCTGGTCCGCCGCATCCGCGAGGTGCCGGACGCGCAGTTCCAGACGTACGCGACCCGCGACGTGGCCTACATCCGCCAGCACTTCTTCGGCGCCAACGCCGAGCTCGTGCAGCTGGCCGGCGTGCTGTCCGACGCGAAGATCGCCGAGTGCTTCCACAGCTCCCGCGGCGGCCACGAGCCCCGCAAGGTGTACGCCGCGTACAAGGCCGCCCTGGCGCACAAGGGCGCGCCGACGGTGATCCTGGCGCAGACCGTCAAGGGCCACACGCTGGGTGCCGGGTTCGAGTCGAAGAACGCGAACCACCAGATGAAGAAGCTCACGGTCGACGAGTTCAAGGACATGCGCGACCTGCTGGGCCTGCCGATCCCGGACAGCGCCTTCGTCGACGGCAAGGTCCCGTACGGCCACCCGGGCGCCGACAGCCCCGAGGTGCGGTACCTGCACGAGCGCCGCGCGGCCCTCGGCGGCCCCGCCCCGGCCCGCAAGGTCCACCACGTGGCCCTTCCGGCCCCGGCCGAGCGCTCCTTCGCCCCGCTCATCAAGGGTTCCGGCAAGCAGGAGATGGCCACCACCATGGCCTTCGTCCGCCTCGTCAAGGACCTGATGCGGGACAAGGAGACCGGCAAGCGCTGGGTGCCGATCGTCCCCGACGAGGCCCGTACCTTCGGTATGGAGTCCCTGTTCCCGTCGGCCGGCATCTACTCGCCGCTGGGCCAGACGTACGAGCCGGTCGACCGCGACCAGCTGATGTACTACAAGGAGGCCAAGGACGGCCAGATCCTCAACGAGGGGATCACCGAGGCCGGCGCCATGGCCGACTTCATCGCCGCCTGCACGTCGTACGCGACGCACGGCGAGCCGATGATCCCGTTCTACATCTTCTACTCGATGTTCGGCTGGCAGCGCACCGCCGACCAGATGTGGCAGCTCGCCGACCAGCTCGGCAAGGGCTTCATCGTCGGCGCCACCGCCGGCCGCACCACCCTGACCGGCGAGGGCCTGCAGCACGCGGACGGCCACTCGCACCTGATCGCGTCCACGAACCCGGCGTCGCTCAACTACGACCCGGCGTTCGCGTACGAGATCGCGGTCATCGTCAAGGACGGCCTGCGCCGGATGTACGGCGAGCAGCCGGAAGACGTCTTCTACTACCTGACGGTCTACAACGAGCCGAAGGTGCAGCCGGCCATGCCCGAGGGCGTGGAGGAGGGCATCCTCAAGGGCCTGTACCGGTTCAACACGGCCGCCGCCCTGGAGGCCGCCCCGGCCGCCGACTCCCCGAAGATCCAGCTCATGGCCTCGGGTACGGCGATCCACTGGGTCCTGGAGGCGCAGCAGCTGCTGGCCGCCGACTGGAACGTGGCCGCCGACGTGTGGTCGGCCACCTCGTGGGGCGAGCTGCGCCGCGACGCGCTGGAGTGCGACGAGGCCCTGCTGCGCGGCGAGGAGCGCACCCCGTACGTCACCCGCGTGCTGGAGGGCGCCCCGGGCCCGGTCCTGGCGGTGTCCGACTGGATGCGCCAGGTCCCGGACCAGATCAGCCAGTGGGTCCCGCAGGACTACACCTCGCTGGGCACGGACGGCTTCGGCCTCTCCGACACCCGTGAGGGCGCCCGCCGCCACTTCGGCGTCGACGCGCAGTCCATCGTGGTCGCGGCCCTGGCCCAGCTGGCCCGCCGCGGCGAGGTCCCGGCGTCGGCCGTCAAGGAGGCCCGCGAGCGCTACGGCCTGTAG
- a CDS encoding DUF4240 domain-containing protein encodes MDETEFWEIVDRTREAAGGDPEEHAELLVERLTQLDPDSVLDFARHFESRYNRAYTWDLWGAAWVLLGGASDDAFDYFRCWLIGQGREVFEGAVHDPDQLAELLGEFDEEIDGDGEELGYAADEAYEQLTGAVAPDLGIPLQAEEPEGAPLDFENEAVLAERFPRLWERFGG; translated from the coding sequence ATGGACGAGACGGAGTTCTGGGAGATCGTCGACCGTACCCGTGAGGCCGCCGGGGGCGACCCCGAGGAGCACGCGGAGCTGCTCGTGGAACGGCTGACGCAGCTGGATCCCGACTCCGTGCTGGATTTCGCGCGGCACTTCGAGTCGCGGTACAACCGCGCGTACACCTGGGACCTGTGGGGGGCCGCCTGGGTGCTGCTCGGCGGGGCCAGCGACGACGCGTTCGACTACTTCCGGTGCTGGCTGATCGGGCAGGGCCGGGAGGTCTTCGAGGGCGCGGTGCACGATCCGGACCAGCTGGCGGAGCTGCTGGGCGAGTTCGACGAGGAGATCGACGGGGACGGGGAGGAGCTGGGGTACGCGGCCGACGAGGCGTACGAGCAGCTGACCGGGGCGGTGGCCCCGGACCTGGGGATCCCGTTGCAGGCGGAGGAGCCGGAGGGCGCCCCGCTGGACTTCGAGAACGAAGCCGTGCTCGCGGAGCGCTTCCCCCGGCTCTGGGAACGCTTCGGGGGCTGA
- a CDS encoding SDR family NAD(P)-dependent oxidoreductase, with amino-acid sequence MNRYEGRRVLITGGGSGIGRATVHRILSEGGRVHTVDVNEAGLKATAEQAAADGHAGRLTTAVLDISDEASVKEGVAAAVDALGGGSFDVLVNAAGILRSAHTHQTTLDFWNKVIAVNLTGTFLMIRESLPALLAGDQPVVVNFSSTSASFAHPYMSAYAASKGGIQSMTHALAAEYSKQGLRFVSVAPGSIESGMTTGTGPGLPEDTDWSLFTKLAPALGQGFAGPQTVAGVVAMLGSEDGAFITGTEIRIDGGTHY; translated from the coding sequence ATGAACCGTTACGAAGGACGTCGCGTCCTCATCACCGGCGGCGGCTCCGGCATCGGCCGGGCCACCGTGCACCGCATTCTGTCCGAGGGCGGCCGCGTCCACACCGTGGACGTGAACGAGGCCGGCCTCAAGGCCACCGCCGAGCAGGCGGCCGCCGACGGCCACGCCGGCCGGCTGACCACCGCCGTCCTGGACATATCCGACGAGGCCTCGGTCAAGGAGGGCGTCGCCGCCGCCGTCGACGCCCTCGGCGGCGGCAGCTTCGACGTACTGGTCAACGCGGCGGGCATACTGCGCTCCGCGCACACCCACCAGACCACCCTGGACTTCTGGAACAAGGTCATCGCGGTCAACCTGACCGGCACCTTCCTGATGATCCGCGAGTCCCTGCCCGCCCTGCTGGCGGGCGACCAGCCGGTCGTCGTGAACTTCAGCTCCACCTCGGCGAGCTTCGCGCACCCCTACATGTCCGCCTACGCGGCCAGCAAGGGCGGCATCCAGTCGATGACCCACGCCCTCGCCGCCGAGTACAGCAAGCAGGGCCTGCGCTTCGTCTCCGTCGCCCCCGGCTCCATCGAGAGCGGCATGACCACCGGCACCGGCCCGGGCCTGCCCGAGGACACCGACTGGTCCCTGTTCACCAAGCTGGCCCCCGCCCTCGGCCAGGGCTTCGCCGGCCCCCAGACCGTCGCCGGCGTCGTCGCGATGCTGGGCTCCGAGGACGGCGCCTTCATCACCGGCACCGAGATCCGCATCGACGGCGGCACCCACTACTAG
- a CDS encoding TetR family transcriptional regulator — MRSPRPYSPQSGSGAQSLTERRKAATQLDIARAACELFAAHGPDGTTAEDIAHRAGVALRTFYRYFRNKQEAVAPLLAGGGDAWRALLAEEDPATPLAQALERAVTRALSDSKAVEEGLEVTRGLLRAAATDEALRAVWYRVNQESEERLVPIVARLAGPEADEMSVRLVSAAATGAIRVALELWSAGDAPVSGPGSPADLAVRCLRELTGAMPLLR; from the coding sequence GTGAGATCTCCCCGCCCCTACTCCCCCCAGAGCGGCTCCGGAGCCCAGTCGCTGACGGAGCGCCGCAAGGCCGCCACCCAGCTGGACATCGCCCGCGCCGCCTGCGAGCTCTTCGCCGCGCACGGCCCCGACGGGACCACCGCGGAGGACATCGCGCACCGGGCGGGGGTCGCGCTGCGCACGTTCTACCGCTACTTCCGCAACAAGCAGGAGGCCGTGGCCCCGCTGCTCGCGGGCGGCGGCGACGCCTGGCGCGCCCTGCTGGCCGAAGAGGACCCCGCCACCCCGCTGGCGCAGGCCCTGGAGCGGGCCGTGACCCGCGCCCTGAGCGATTCCAAGGCCGTCGAGGAGGGCCTGGAGGTCACCCGCGGCCTGCTGCGCGCGGCCGCCACGGACGAGGCCCTGCGCGCCGTCTGGTACCGGGTGAACCAGGAGTCCGAGGAGCGCCTGGTGCCGATCGTGGCCCGGCTGGCGGGTCCGGAGGCGGACGAGATGTCCGTGCGCCTGGTGTCCGCGGCCGCCACCGGCGCGATCCGCGTCGCACTGGAGCTGTGGTCCGCCGGCGACGCCCCGGTCTCGGGCCCCGGCTCCCCCGCCGACCTCGCGGTGCGCTGCCTGCGGGAGCTGACCGGCGCGATGCCCCTGCTCCGCTGA
- the glnA gene encoding type I glutamate--ammonia ligase: MFKNADEVKQYIEENDVKFVDVRFCDLPGVMQHFTIPARAFDPAEELAFDGSSIRGFQAIHESDMALRADITTARLDPFRKDKTLNINFFIHDPITGEAYSRDPRNIAKKAEAYLASTGIADTAFFGPEAEFYVFDSVRFATSANEGFYHIDSEAGAWNTGSEENNRGYKVRYKGGYFPVAPVDHFADLRAEISLELDAQGLQVERQHHEVGTGGQAEINYKFNTLLAAADDLMLFKYIVKNVAWRNGKTATFMPKPIFGDNGSGMHVHQSLWAGGEPLFYDEAGYAGLSDTARYYIGGILKHAPSLLAFTNPTVNSYHRLVPGFEAPVNMVYSQRNRSAAMRIPITGSNPKAKRVEFRAPDPSSNPYLAFSALLLAGLDGIKNKIEPMEPIDKDLYELSPDEHANVPQVPTSLEDVLKALEEDHEYLLAGGVFTPDLIETWIDYKRTHEIAPIAQRPHPHEFELYFDL; the protein is encoded by the coding sequence ATGTTCAAGAACGCCGACGAAGTGAAGCAGTACATCGAGGAGAACGACGTCAAGTTCGTCGACGTCCGCTTCTGCGACCTGCCTGGTGTGATGCAGCACTTCACCATCCCGGCGCGAGCGTTCGACCCGGCGGAGGAGCTCGCCTTCGACGGTTCCTCGATCCGCGGCTTCCAGGCGATCCACGAGTCGGACATGGCGCTGCGTGCCGACATCACCACCGCGCGTCTGGACCCGTTCCGCAAGGACAAGACGCTCAACATCAACTTCTTCATCCACGACCCGATCACGGGTGAGGCCTACAGCCGCGACCCGCGCAACATCGCGAAGAAGGCCGAGGCCTACCTCGCCTCGACCGGCATCGCCGACACCGCGTTCTTCGGCCCCGAGGCCGAGTTCTACGTGTTCGACAGCGTGCGCTTCGCGACCTCCGCGAACGAGGGCTTCTACCACATCGACTCCGAGGCCGGCGCCTGGAACACGGGCTCCGAGGAGAACAACCGCGGCTACAAGGTCCGCTACAAGGGTGGTTACTTCCCCGTAGCCCCGGTCGACCACTTCGCCGACCTGCGCGCCGAGATCTCCCTCGAGCTGGACGCCCAGGGCCTCCAGGTCGAGCGCCAGCACCACGAGGTCGGCACCGGTGGCCAGGCCGAGATCAACTACAAGTTCAACACGCTGCTCGCCGCGGCCGACGACCTGATGCTCTTCAAGTACATCGTGAAGAACGTCGCCTGGCGCAACGGCAAGACCGCGACCTTCATGCCGAAGCCGATCTTCGGTGACAACGGCTCGGGCATGCACGTCCACCAGTCCCTGTGGGCCGGCGGCGAGCCGCTCTTCTACGACGAGGCCGGCTACGCGGGCCTGTCGGACACCGCCCGCTACTACATCGGCGGCATCCTCAAGCACGCCCCGTCGCTCCTCGCCTTCACCAACCCGACGGTGAACTCGTACCACCGCCTGGTCCCGGGCTTCGAGGCGCCGGTCAACATGGTGTACTCGCAGCGCAACCGCTCCGCCGCCATGCGCATCCCGATCACGGGCTCGAACCCGAAGGCCAAGCGCGTCGAGTTCCGCGCGCCGGACCCGTCCTCGAACCCGTACCTCGCCTTCTCGGCGCTGCTCCTCGCGGGCCTCGACGGCATCAAGAACAAGATCGAGCCGATGGAGCCGATCGACAAGGACCTCTACGAGCTCTCCCCGGACGAGCACGCGAACGTCCCGCAGGTCCCGACCAGCCTCGAGGACGTCCTCAAGGCCCTGGAGGAGGACCACGAGTACCTCCTGGCCGGCGGTGTCTTCACCCCCGACCTGATCGAGACCTGGATCGACTACAAGCGCACGCACGAGATCGCCCCGATCGCGCAGCGTCCGCACCCGCACGAGTTCGAGCTCTACTTCGACCTGTAA
- a CDS encoding RDD family protein, translated as MDNRQAIGSWLSGPRAAAEEMGVDFGYPGQQLGLPQSGPGSVARFGRRLGAVAIDWIGCQLIAYGLITHGDLASAGNWTLGLFVVLSILTVGTVGFTPGKRILGLRVISQHGGRLGLLRVAFRTVLLALVVPALVWDRDGRGLHDRLSGAVQVRI; from the coding sequence GTGGACAACAGGCAAGCAATCGGTTCCTGGCTCTCCGGCCCCCGCGCGGCCGCCGAGGAGATGGGCGTCGACTTCGGCTATCCGGGCCAGCAGCTCGGCCTGCCGCAGTCGGGCCCCGGCTCCGTGGCCCGCTTCGGGCGCCGGCTCGGCGCGGTGGCCATCGACTGGATCGGCTGCCAGCTGATCGCATACGGGCTCATCACCCATGGCGACCTGGCCTCGGCCGGCAACTGGACGCTGGGGCTCTTCGTGGTCCTGTCGATCCTCACCGTGGGCACGGTGGGCTTCACTCCCGGCAAGCGGATCCTCGGCCTCCGGGTGATTTCGCAGCACGGCGGCCGCCTCGGCCTCCTGCGCGTGGCGTTCCGTACGGTGCTGCTGGCCCTGGTCGTCCCGGCGCTGGTCTGGGACCGGGACGGCCGCGGACTGCACGACCGGCTCTCGGGCGCGGTCCAGGTCCGCATCTGA